A genomic window from Maylandia zebra isolate NMK-2024a linkage group LG20, Mzebra_GT3a, whole genome shotgun sequence includes:
- the LOC101487050 gene encoding rap1 GTPase-activating protein 1 isoform X4, translating to MPHRKRSFTFGAYGGVDKTFSKARSLWKQDGSDPRISATLEPQLLQPKLPFTTSPFQKGNRMDEQRCTFPPPLKTEEDYIPYPSVHEVLGRKSPFPLILLPQFGGYWIEGTNHELSQAGDTEPLQPLSPNTRTKLECNTLATLFRKHFLGKEHFNYYSVDSVLGHLVFSLKYEVIGDQEHLRLMLRTKLKTYHDVIPISCLTEFPNVVQMAKLVCEEVNVDRFYPVLYPKASRLIVTFDEHVISNNFKFGVIYQKFGQTSEEELFGNNEESCAFVEFLEFLGEKIELHNFKGFRGGLDVTHGQTGTESVYCNYRNKEVMFHVSTKLPYTEGDTQQLQRKRHIGNDIVAIVFQEENTPFVPDMIASNFLHAYIVVQVVNPCSDNVLYKVSVTARDDVPFFGPALPNPAIFKKGPEFHEFLFTKLINAEYACYKAEKFAKLEERTRSALLETLYEELHLNSQAIMGVGGEDDKLENGNAGGGGFFESFKRVMRSRSQSMDAMGLTFKKPHTVSTSLSGNFNHNPAESPKFPGISLLVPGKSPSKYGRRGSAIGIGTVEESLIIPGKSPTRKKSGPFSSRRSSAIGIENIQEVQEKSSRDNSPNTQKTPDSGHASQDPKSDNSSNQSSPEVLTTTKNSSYLVGRAASIPEAHDLSRSSSNASSFASVVEENETEATEEYDTGMESLSSAGTPHKRDSFPYNTWLEDNNSNTTTTSRGSSPGPGKPDRAKGMKLERSHNQQSSSNC from the exons GAAACAAGATGGGAGTGACCCCCGAATTTCTGCAACTCTAGAGCCCCAGCTGCTCCAGCCTAAGCTCCCATTCACCACCTCACCATTTCAAAAG GGGAACaggatggatgagcagaggtgcACCTTTCCTCCGCCTCTTAAG actgAGGAGGATTACATACCGTACCCAAGTGTCCATGAG GTGCTGGGGAGAAAGAGCCCCTTTCCTCTTATCCTCCTGCCACAGTTTGGGGGCTACTGGATTGAAGGGACCAACCATGAGCTGAGCCAGGCTGGAGACACGGAGCCTCTACAGCCTCTGTCCCCGAACACTCGGACCAAGCTGGAATGTAACACCCTGGCTACGCTCTTCAGGAAACATTTCCTGGGCAAG GAACACTTTAATTACTATTCAGTGGACAGTGTCCTTGGACATCTGGTGTTCTCCCTAAAATACGAGGTGATCGGTGACCAGGAACATCTGCGTCTAATGCTCAG GACCAAGCTGAAAACCTACCACGATGTGATCCCcatttcctgtctgacagaGTTTCCAAATGTGGTCCaaatggccaag CTTGTCTGCGAAGAGGTCAACGTGGACCGCTTTTATCCTGTCCTTTATCCCAAA GCTTCAAGACTTATTGTTACTTTCGATGAACATGTGATAAGCAACAATTTTAAGTTTGGAGTCATCTATCAAAAGTTTGGACAG ACTTCAGAGGAAGAGCTGTTTGGCAACAACGAAGAGAGCTGTGCCTTTGTAGAATTCCTGGAGTTTCTCGGAGAGAAAATTGAGCTGCATAACTTTAAAGG TTTCCGCGGAGGGTTAGATGTGACTCACGGGCAGACTGGCACAGAATCTGTCTACTGCAACTACCGCAACAAAGAGGTCATGTTTCATGTGTCCACAAAGCTGCCTTACACAGAGGGGGACACCCAGCAG TTGCAGAGAAAAAGGCACATAGGAAATGACATTGTCGCCATCGTTTTCCAAGAAGAAAATACTCCCTTTGTACCAGACATGATCGCCTCCAACTTTCTCCACGCTTACATTGTAGTCCAAGTGGTCAACCCCTGCTCCGACAATGTTCTCTACAAG GTGTCAGTTACAGCACGGGATGATGTACCTTTCTTTGGCCCCGCCCTCCCAAACCCTGCCATCTTTAAAAAA GGCCCCGAATTCCATGAATTCCTTTTTACTAAGCTAATCAATGCAGAATATGCCTGCTACAAAGCTGAGAAATTTGCCAAATTGGAG GAGAGAACACGATCGGCCTTGTTGGAGACTCTTTATGAGGAGCTCCACTTAAACAGCCAGGCCATAATGGGTGTTGGAGGAGAGGACGATAAGCTGGAAAATGGGAATGCTGGAGGAGGAGGCTTCTTTGAGTCTTTTAAG AGGGTGATGCGCAGCAGAAGCCAGTCTATGGATGCCATGGGTCTTACTTTCAAGAAGCCGCACACAGTCTCCACTAGCCTGAGCGGCAACTTTAACCACAACCCCGCAGAGAGCCCTAAATTCCCAGGGATA TCATTGCTTGTCCCAGGCAAAAGTCCGAGTAAATATGGACGCCGAGGCAGTGCCATAGGGATAGGAACAGTAGAAGAG TCTCTGATAATCCCAGGGAAAAGCCCAACCAGGAAAAAGTCTGGCCCTTTCAGCTCCCGGCGAAGCAGTGCCATCGGCATTGAAAACATTCAAGAAGTCCAGGAGAAGAG caGTAGAGATAACTCCCCAAACACTCAGAAGACACCTGACAGTGGCCACGCCTCTCAAGATCCCAAATCTGACAATTCATCCAATCAGAGCTCTCCTGAGGTGCTCACAACTACCAAGAACAG TTCTTATCTTGTTGGCAGGGCCGCATCCATCCCTGAGGCCCACGACCTTTCCCGCTCGTCCTCCAATGCCAGCAGCTTTGCTAGTGTGGTGGAGGAGAATGAGACAGAGGCAACAGAGGAATACGACACAGGCATG GAGAGTCTGTCATCTGCTGGAACACCACATAAGCGAGACTCCTTCCCCTACAACACTTGGCTGGAGGACAACAACAGTAACACTACTACCACCAGTCGTGGGAGCTCCCCAG GGCCTGGTAAACCTGATCGAGCAAAGGGGATGAAACTGGAACGATCACACAATCAGCAGTCCTCATCA AACTGTTAG
- the LOC101487050 gene encoding rap1 GTPase-activating protein 1 isoform X9 has product MFCNKTPDLFEMIEKMQGNRMDEQRCTFPPPLKTEEDYIPYPSVHEVLGRKSPFPLILLPQFGGYWIEGTNHELSQAGDTEPLQPLSPNTRTKLECNTLATLFRKHFLGKEHFNYYSVDSVLGHLVFSLKYEVIGDQEHLRLMLRTKLKTYHDVIPISCLTEFPNVVQMAKLVCEEVNVDRFYPVLYPKASRLIVTFDEHVISNNFKFGVIYQKFGQTSEEELFGNNEESCAFVEFLEFLGEKIELHNFKGFRGGLDVTHGQTGTESVYCNYRNKEVMFHVSTKLPYTEGDTQQLQRKRHIGNDIVAIVFQEENTPFVPDMIASNFLHAYIVVQVVNPCSDNVLYKVSVTARDDVPFFGPALPNPAIFKKGPEFHEFLFTKLINAEYACYKAEKFAKLEERTRSALLETLYEELHLNSQAIMGVGGEDDKLENGNAGGGGFFESFKRVMRSRSQSMDAMGLTFKKPHTVSTSLSGNFNHNPAESPKFPGISLLVPGKSPSKYGRRGSAIGIGTVEESLIIPGKSPTRKKSGPFSSRRSSAIGIENIQEVQEKSSRDNSPNTQKTPDSGHASQDPKSDNSSNQSSPEVLTTTKNSSYLVGRAASIPEAHDLSRSSSNASSFASVVEENETEATEEYDTGMESLSSAGTPHKRDSFPYNTWLEDNNSNTTTTSRGSSPGPGKPDRAKGMKLERSHNQQSSSNC; this is encoded by the exons ATGTTCTGCAATAAG ACCCCAGATTTATTTGAAATGAttgaaaagatgcag GGGAACaggatggatgagcagaggtgcACCTTTCCTCCGCCTCTTAAG actgAGGAGGATTACATACCGTACCCAAGTGTCCATGAG GTGCTGGGGAGAAAGAGCCCCTTTCCTCTTATCCTCCTGCCACAGTTTGGGGGCTACTGGATTGAAGGGACCAACCATGAGCTGAGCCAGGCTGGAGACACGGAGCCTCTACAGCCTCTGTCCCCGAACACTCGGACCAAGCTGGAATGTAACACCCTGGCTACGCTCTTCAGGAAACATTTCCTGGGCAAG GAACACTTTAATTACTATTCAGTGGACAGTGTCCTTGGACATCTGGTGTTCTCCCTAAAATACGAGGTGATCGGTGACCAGGAACATCTGCGTCTAATGCTCAG GACCAAGCTGAAAACCTACCACGATGTGATCCCcatttcctgtctgacagaGTTTCCAAATGTGGTCCaaatggccaag CTTGTCTGCGAAGAGGTCAACGTGGACCGCTTTTATCCTGTCCTTTATCCCAAA GCTTCAAGACTTATTGTTACTTTCGATGAACATGTGATAAGCAACAATTTTAAGTTTGGAGTCATCTATCAAAAGTTTGGACAG ACTTCAGAGGAAGAGCTGTTTGGCAACAACGAAGAGAGCTGTGCCTTTGTAGAATTCCTGGAGTTTCTCGGAGAGAAAATTGAGCTGCATAACTTTAAAGG TTTCCGCGGAGGGTTAGATGTGACTCACGGGCAGACTGGCACAGAATCTGTCTACTGCAACTACCGCAACAAAGAGGTCATGTTTCATGTGTCCACAAAGCTGCCTTACACAGAGGGGGACACCCAGCAG TTGCAGAGAAAAAGGCACATAGGAAATGACATTGTCGCCATCGTTTTCCAAGAAGAAAATACTCCCTTTGTACCAGACATGATCGCCTCCAACTTTCTCCACGCTTACATTGTAGTCCAAGTGGTCAACCCCTGCTCCGACAATGTTCTCTACAAG GTGTCAGTTACAGCACGGGATGATGTACCTTTCTTTGGCCCCGCCCTCCCAAACCCTGCCATCTTTAAAAAA GGCCCCGAATTCCATGAATTCCTTTTTACTAAGCTAATCAATGCAGAATATGCCTGCTACAAAGCTGAGAAATTTGCCAAATTGGAG GAGAGAACACGATCGGCCTTGTTGGAGACTCTTTATGAGGAGCTCCACTTAAACAGCCAGGCCATAATGGGTGTTGGAGGAGAGGACGATAAGCTGGAAAATGGGAATGCTGGAGGAGGAGGCTTCTTTGAGTCTTTTAAG AGGGTGATGCGCAGCAGAAGCCAGTCTATGGATGCCATGGGTCTTACTTTCAAGAAGCCGCACACAGTCTCCACTAGCCTGAGCGGCAACTTTAACCACAACCCCGCAGAGAGCCCTAAATTCCCAGGGATA TCATTGCTTGTCCCAGGCAAAAGTCCGAGTAAATATGGACGCCGAGGCAGTGCCATAGGGATAGGAACAGTAGAAGAG TCTCTGATAATCCCAGGGAAAAGCCCAACCAGGAAAAAGTCTGGCCCTTTCAGCTCCCGGCGAAGCAGTGCCATCGGCATTGAAAACATTCAAGAAGTCCAGGAGAAGAG caGTAGAGATAACTCCCCAAACACTCAGAAGACACCTGACAGTGGCCACGCCTCTCAAGATCCCAAATCTGACAATTCATCCAATCAGAGCTCTCCTGAGGTGCTCACAACTACCAAGAACAG TTCTTATCTTGTTGGCAGGGCCGCATCCATCCCTGAGGCCCACGACCTTTCCCGCTCGTCCTCCAATGCCAGCAGCTTTGCTAGTGTGGTGGAGGAGAATGAGACAGAGGCAACAGAGGAATACGACACAGGCATG GAGAGTCTGTCATCTGCTGGAACACCACATAAGCGAGACTCCTTCCCCTACAACACTTGGCTGGAGGACAACAACAGTAACACTACTACCACCAGTCGTGGGAGCTCCCCAG GGCCTGGTAAACCTGATCGAGCAAAGGGGATGAAACTGGAACGATCACACAATCAGCAGTCCTCATCA AACTGTTAG
- the LOC101487050 gene encoding rap1 GTPase-activating protein 1 isoform X3 produces MPHRKRSFTFGAYGGVDKTFSKARSLWKQDGSDPRISATLEPQLLQPKLPFTTSPFQKTPDLFEMIEKMQGNRMDEQRCTFPPPLKTEEDYIPYPSVHEVLGRKSPFPLILLPQFGGYWIEGTNHELSQAGDTEPLQPLSPNTRTKLECNTLATLFRKHFLGKEHFNYYSVDSVLGHLVFSLKYEVIGDQEHLRLMLRTKLKTYHDVIPISCLTEFPNVVQMAKLVCEEVNVDRFYPVLYPKASRLIVTFDEHVISNNFKFGVIYQKFGQTSEEELFGNNEESCAFVEFLEFLGEKIELHNFKGFRGGLDVTHGQTGTESVYCNYRNKEVMFHVSTKLPYTEGDTQQLQRKRHIGNDIVAIVFQEENTPFVPDMIASNFLHAYIVVQVVNPCSDNVLYKVSVTARDDVPFFGPALPNPAIFKKGPEFHEFLFTKLINAEYACYKAEKFAKLEERTRSALLETLYEELHLNSQAIMGVGGEDDKLENGNAGGGGFFESFKRVMRSRSQSMDAMGLTFKKPHTVSTSLSGNFNHNPAESPKFPGISLLVPGKSPSKYGRRGSAIGIGTVEESLIIPGKSPTRKKSGPFSSRRSSAIGIENIQEVQEKRDNSPNTQKTPDSGHASQDPKSDNSSNQSSPEVLTTTKNSSYLVGRAASIPEAHDLSRSSSNASSFASVVEENETEATEEYDTGMESLSSAGTPHKRDSFPYNTWLEDNNSNTTTTSRGSSPGPGKPDRAKGMKLERSHNQQSSSNC; encoded by the exons GAAACAAGATGGGAGTGACCCCCGAATTTCTGCAACTCTAGAGCCCCAGCTGCTCCAGCCTAAGCTCCCATTCACCACCTCACCATTTCAAAAG ACCCCAGATTTATTTGAAATGAttgaaaagatgcag GGGAACaggatggatgagcagaggtgcACCTTTCCTCCGCCTCTTAAG actgAGGAGGATTACATACCGTACCCAAGTGTCCATGAG GTGCTGGGGAGAAAGAGCCCCTTTCCTCTTATCCTCCTGCCACAGTTTGGGGGCTACTGGATTGAAGGGACCAACCATGAGCTGAGCCAGGCTGGAGACACGGAGCCTCTACAGCCTCTGTCCCCGAACACTCGGACCAAGCTGGAATGTAACACCCTGGCTACGCTCTTCAGGAAACATTTCCTGGGCAAG GAACACTTTAATTACTATTCAGTGGACAGTGTCCTTGGACATCTGGTGTTCTCCCTAAAATACGAGGTGATCGGTGACCAGGAACATCTGCGTCTAATGCTCAG GACCAAGCTGAAAACCTACCACGATGTGATCCCcatttcctgtctgacagaGTTTCCAAATGTGGTCCaaatggccaag CTTGTCTGCGAAGAGGTCAACGTGGACCGCTTTTATCCTGTCCTTTATCCCAAA GCTTCAAGACTTATTGTTACTTTCGATGAACATGTGATAAGCAACAATTTTAAGTTTGGAGTCATCTATCAAAAGTTTGGACAG ACTTCAGAGGAAGAGCTGTTTGGCAACAACGAAGAGAGCTGTGCCTTTGTAGAATTCCTGGAGTTTCTCGGAGAGAAAATTGAGCTGCATAACTTTAAAGG TTTCCGCGGAGGGTTAGATGTGACTCACGGGCAGACTGGCACAGAATCTGTCTACTGCAACTACCGCAACAAAGAGGTCATGTTTCATGTGTCCACAAAGCTGCCTTACACAGAGGGGGACACCCAGCAG TTGCAGAGAAAAAGGCACATAGGAAATGACATTGTCGCCATCGTTTTCCAAGAAGAAAATACTCCCTTTGTACCAGACATGATCGCCTCCAACTTTCTCCACGCTTACATTGTAGTCCAAGTGGTCAACCCCTGCTCCGACAATGTTCTCTACAAG GTGTCAGTTACAGCACGGGATGATGTACCTTTCTTTGGCCCCGCCCTCCCAAACCCTGCCATCTTTAAAAAA GGCCCCGAATTCCATGAATTCCTTTTTACTAAGCTAATCAATGCAGAATATGCCTGCTACAAAGCTGAGAAATTTGCCAAATTGGAG GAGAGAACACGATCGGCCTTGTTGGAGACTCTTTATGAGGAGCTCCACTTAAACAGCCAGGCCATAATGGGTGTTGGAGGAGAGGACGATAAGCTGGAAAATGGGAATGCTGGAGGAGGAGGCTTCTTTGAGTCTTTTAAG AGGGTGATGCGCAGCAGAAGCCAGTCTATGGATGCCATGGGTCTTACTTTCAAGAAGCCGCACACAGTCTCCACTAGCCTGAGCGGCAACTTTAACCACAACCCCGCAGAGAGCCCTAAATTCCCAGGGATA TCATTGCTTGTCCCAGGCAAAAGTCCGAGTAAATATGGACGCCGAGGCAGTGCCATAGGGATAGGAACAGTAGAAGAG TCTCTGATAATCCCAGGGAAAAGCCCAACCAGGAAAAAGTCTGGCCCTTTCAGCTCCCGGCGAAGCAGTGCCATCGGCATTGAAAACATTCAAGAAGTCCAGGAGAAGAG AGATAACTCCCCAAACACTCAGAAGACACCTGACAGTGGCCACGCCTCTCAAGATCCCAAATCTGACAATTCATCCAATCAGAGCTCTCCTGAGGTGCTCACAACTACCAAGAACAG TTCTTATCTTGTTGGCAGGGCCGCATCCATCCCTGAGGCCCACGACCTTTCCCGCTCGTCCTCCAATGCCAGCAGCTTTGCTAGTGTGGTGGAGGAGAATGAGACAGAGGCAACAGAGGAATACGACACAGGCATG GAGAGTCTGTCATCTGCTGGAACACCACATAAGCGAGACTCCTTCCCCTACAACACTTGGCTGGAGGACAACAACAGTAACACTACTACCACCAGTCGTGGGAGCTCCCCAG GGCCTGGTAAACCTGATCGAGCAAAGGGGATGAAACTGGAACGATCACACAATCAGCAGTCCTCATCA AACTGTTAG
- the LOC101487050 gene encoding rap1 GTPase-activating protein 1 isoform X1 produces MPHRKRSFTFGAYGGVDKTFSKARSLWKQDGSDPRISATLEPQLLQPKLPFTTSPFQKTPDLFEMIEKMQGNRMDEQRCTFPPPLKTEEDYIPYPSVHEVLGRKSPFPLILLPQFGGYWIEGTNHELSQAGDTEPLQPLSPNTRTKLECNTLATLFRKHFLGKEHFNYYSVDSVLGHLVFSLKYEVIGDQEHLRLMLRTKLKTYHDVIPISCLTEFPNVVQMAKLVCEEVNVDRFYPVLYPKASRLIVTFDEHVISNNFKFGVIYQKFGQTSEEELFGNNEESCAFVEFLEFLGEKIELHNFKGFRGGLDVTHGQTGTESVYCNYRNKEVMFHVSTKLPYTEGDTQQLQRKRHIGNDIVAIVFQEENTPFVPDMIASNFLHAYIVVQVVNPCSDNVLYKVSVTARDDVPFFGPALPNPAIFKKGPEFHEFLFTKLINAEYACYKAEKFAKLEERTRSALLETLYEELHLNSQAIMGVGGEDDKLENGNAGGGGFFESFKRVMRSRSQSMDAMGLTFKKPHTVSTSLSGNFNHNPAESPKFPGISLLVPGKSPSKYGRRGSAIGIGTVEESLIIPGKSPTRKKSGPFSSRRSSAIGIENIQEVQEKSSRDNSPNTQKTPDSGHASQDPKSDNSSNQSSPEVLTTTKNSSYLVGRAASIPEAHDLSRSSSNASSFASVVEENETEATEEYDTGMESLSSAGTPHKRDSFPYNTWLEDNNSNTTTTSRGSSPGPGKPDRAKGMKLERSHNQQSSSNC; encoded by the exons GAAACAAGATGGGAGTGACCCCCGAATTTCTGCAACTCTAGAGCCCCAGCTGCTCCAGCCTAAGCTCCCATTCACCACCTCACCATTTCAAAAG ACCCCAGATTTATTTGAAATGAttgaaaagatgcag GGGAACaggatggatgagcagaggtgcACCTTTCCTCCGCCTCTTAAG actgAGGAGGATTACATACCGTACCCAAGTGTCCATGAG GTGCTGGGGAGAAAGAGCCCCTTTCCTCTTATCCTCCTGCCACAGTTTGGGGGCTACTGGATTGAAGGGACCAACCATGAGCTGAGCCAGGCTGGAGACACGGAGCCTCTACAGCCTCTGTCCCCGAACACTCGGACCAAGCTGGAATGTAACACCCTGGCTACGCTCTTCAGGAAACATTTCCTGGGCAAG GAACACTTTAATTACTATTCAGTGGACAGTGTCCTTGGACATCTGGTGTTCTCCCTAAAATACGAGGTGATCGGTGACCAGGAACATCTGCGTCTAATGCTCAG GACCAAGCTGAAAACCTACCACGATGTGATCCCcatttcctgtctgacagaGTTTCCAAATGTGGTCCaaatggccaag CTTGTCTGCGAAGAGGTCAACGTGGACCGCTTTTATCCTGTCCTTTATCCCAAA GCTTCAAGACTTATTGTTACTTTCGATGAACATGTGATAAGCAACAATTTTAAGTTTGGAGTCATCTATCAAAAGTTTGGACAG ACTTCAGAGGAAGAGCTGTTTGGCAACAACGAAGAGAGCTGTGCCTTTGTAGAATTCCTGGAGTTTCTCGGAGAGAAAATTGAGCTGCATAACTTTAAAGG TTTCCGCGGAGGGTTAGATGTGACTCACGGGCAGACTGGCACAGAATCTGTCTACTGCAACTACCGCAACAAAGAGGTCATGTTTCATGTGTCCACAAAGCTGCCTTACACAGAGGGGGACACCCAGCAG TTGCAGAGAAAAAGGCACATAGGAAATGACATTGTCGCCATCGTTTTCCAAGAAGAAAATACTCCCTTTGTACCAGACATGATCGCCTCCAACTTTCTCCACGCTTACATTGTAGTCCAAGTGGTCAACCCCTGCTCCGACAATGTTCTCTACAAG GTGTCAGTTACAGCACGGGATGATGTACCTTTCTTTGGCCCCGCCCTCCCAAACCCTGCCATCTTTAAAAAA GGCCCCGAATTCCATGAATTCCTTTTTACTAAGCTAATCAATGCAGAATATGCCTGCTACAAAGCTGAGAAATTTGCCAAATTGGAG GAGAGAACACGATCGGCCTTGTTGGAGACTCTTTATGAGGAGCTCCACTTAAACAGCCAGGCCATAATGGGTGTTGGAGGAGAGGACGATAAGCTGGAAAATGGGAATGCTGGAGGAGGAGGCTTCTTTGAGTCTTTTAAG AGGGTGATGCGCAGCAGAAGCCAGTCTATGGATGCCATGGGTCTTACTTTCAAGAAGCCGCACACAGTCTCCACTAGCCTGAGCGGCAACTTTAACCACAACCCCGCAGAGAGCCCTAAATTCCCAGGGATA TCATTGCTTGTCCCAGGCAAAAGTCCGAGTAAATATGGACGCCGAGGCAGTGCCATAGGGATAGGAACAGTAGAAGAG TCTCTGATAATCCCAGGGAAAAGCCCAACCAGGAAAAAGTCTGGCCCTTTCAGCTCCCGGCGAAGCAGTGCCATCGGCATTGAAAACATTCAAGAAGTCCAGGAGAAGAG caGTAGAGATAACTCCCCAAACACTCAGAAGACACCTGACAGTGGCCACGCCTCTCAAGATCCCAAATCTGACAATTCATCCAATCAGAGCTCTCCTGAGGTGCTCACAACTACCAAGAACAG TTCTTATCTTGTTGGCAGGGCCGCATCCATCCCTGAGGCCCACGACCTTTCCCGCTCGTCCTCCAATGCCAGCAGCTTTGCTAGTGTGGTGGAGGAGAATGAGACAGAGGCAACAGAGGAATACGACACAGGCATG GAGAGTCTGTCATCTGCTGGAACACCACATAAGCGAGACTCCTTCCCCTACAACACTTGGCTGGAGGACAACAACAGTAACACTACTACCACCAGTCGTGGGAGCTCCCCAG GGCCTGGTAAACCTGATCGAGCAAAGGGGATGAAACTGGAACGATCACACAATCAGCAGTCCTCATCA AACTGTTAG
- the LOC101487050 gene encoding rap1 GTPase-activating protein 1 isoform X12, which produces MDEQRCTFPPPLKTEEDYIPYPSVHEVLGRKSPFPLILLPQFGGYWIEGTNHELSQAGDTEPLQPLSPNTRTKLECNTLATLFRKHFLGKEHFNYYSVDSVLGHLVFSLKYEVIGDQEHLRLMLRTKLKTYHDVIPISCLTEFPNVVQMAKLVCEEVNVDRFYPVLYPKASRLIVTFDEHVISNNFKFGVIYQKFGQTSEEELFGNNEESCAFVEFLEFLGEKIELHNFKGFRGGLDVTHGQTGTESVYCNYRNKEVMFHVSTKLPYTEGDTQQLQRKRHIGNDIVAIVFQEENTPFVPDMIASNFLHAYIVVQVVNPCSDNVLYKVSVTARDDVPFFGPALPNPAIFKKGPEFHEFLFTKLINAEYACYKAEKFAKLEERTRSALLETLYEELHLNSQAIMGVGGEDDKLENGNAGGGGFFESFKRVMRSRSQSMDAMGLTFKKPHTVSTSLSGNFNHNPAESPKFPGISLLVPGKSPSKYGRRGSAIGIGTVEESLIIPGKSPTRKKSGPFSSRRSSAIGIENIQEVQEKSSRDNSPNTQKTPDSGHASQDPKSDNSSNQSSPEVLTTTKNSSYLVGRAASIPEAHDLSRSSSNASSFASVVEENETEATEEYDTGMESLSSAGTPHKRDSFPYNTWLEDNNSNTTTTSRGSSPGPGKPDRAKGMKLERSHNQQSSSNC; this is translated from the exons atggatgagcagaggtgcACCTTTCCTCCGCCTCTTAAG actgAGGAGGATTACATACCGTACCCAAGTGTCCATGAG GTGCTGGGGAGAAAGAGCCCCTTTCCTCTTATCCTCCTGCCACAGTTTGGGGGCTACTGGATTGAAGGGACCAACCATGAGCTGAGCCAGGCTGGAGACACGGAGCCTCTACAGCCTCTGTCCCCGAACACTCGGACCAAGCTGGAATGTAACACCCTGGCTACGCTCTTCAGGAAACATTTCCTGGGCAAG GAACACTTTAATTACTATTCAGTGGACAGTGTCCTTGGACATCTGGTGTTCTCCCTAAAATACGAGGTGATCGGTGACCAGGAACATCTGCGTCTAATGCTCAG GACCAAGCTGAAAACCTACCACGATGTGATCCCcatttcctgtctgacagaGTTTCCAAATGTGGTCCaaatggccaag CTTGTCTGCGAAGAGGTCAACGTGGACCGCTTTTATCCTGTCCTTTATCCCAAA GCTTCAAGACTTATTGTTACTTTCGATGAACATGTGATAAGCAACAATTTTAAGTTTGGAGTCATCTATCAAAAGTTTGGACAG ACTTCAGAGGAAGAGCTGTTTGGCAACAACGAAGAGAGCTGTGCCTTTGTAGAATTCCTGGAGTTTCTCGGAGAGAAAATTGAGCTGCATAACTTTAAAGG TTTCCGCGGAGGGTTAGATGTGACTCACGGGCAGACTGGCACAGAATCTGTCTACTGCAACTACCGCAACAAAGAGGTCATGTTTCATGTGTCCACAAAGCTGCCTTACACAGAGGGGGACACCCAGCAG TTGCAGAGAAAAAGGCACATAGGAAATGACATTGTCGCCATCGTTTTCCAAGAAGAAAATACTCCCTTTGTACCAGACATGATCGCCTCCAACTTTCTCCACGCTTACATTGTAGTCCAAGTGGTCAACCCCTGCTCCGACAATGTTCTCTACAAG GTGTCAGTTACAGCACGGGATGATGTACCTTTCTTTGGCCCCGCCCTCCCAAACCCTGCCATCTTTAAAAAA GGCCCCGAATTCCATGAATTCCTTTTTACTAAGCTAATCAATGCAGAATATGCCTGCTACAAAGCTGAGAAATTTGCCAAATTGGAG GAGAGAACACGATCGGCCTTGTTGGAGACTCTTTATGAGGAGCTCCACTTAAACAGCCAGGCCATAATGGGTGTTGGAGGAGAGGACGATAAGCTGGAAAATGGGAATGCTGGAGGAGGAGGCTTCTTTGAGTCTTTTAAG AGGGTGATGCGCAGCAGAAGCCAGTCTATGGATGCCATGGGTCTTACTTTCAAGAAGCCGCACACAGTCTCCACTAGCCTGAGCGGCAACTTTAACCACAACCCCGCAGAGAGCCCTAAATTCCCAGGGATA TCATTGCTTGTCCCAGGCAAAAGTCCGAGTAAATATGGACGCCGAGGCAGTGCCATAGGGATAGGAACAGTAGAAGAG TCTCTGATAATCCCAGGGAAAAGCCCAACCAGGAAAAAGTCTGGCCCTTTCAGCTCCCGGCGAAGCAGTGCCATCGGCATTGAAAACATTCAAGAAGTCCAGGAGAAGAG caGTAGAGATAACTCCCCAAACACTCAGAAGACACCTGACAGTGGCCACGCCTCTCAAGATCCCAAATCTGACAATTCATCCAATCAGAGCTCTCCTGAGGTGCTCACAACTACCAAGAACAG TTCTTATCTTGTTGGCAGGGCCGCATCCATCCCTGAGGCCCACGACCTTTCCCGCTCGTCCTCCAATGCCAGCAGCTTTGCTAGTGTGGTGGAGGAGAATGAGACAGAGGCAACAGAGGAATACGACACAGGCATG GAGAGTCTGTCATCTGCTGGAACACCACATAAGCGAGACTCCTTCCCCTACAACACTTGGCTGGAGGACAACAACAGTAACACTACTACCACCAGTCGTGGGAGCTCCCCAG GGCCTGGTAAACCTGATCGAGCAAAGGGGATGAAACTGGAACGATCACACAATCAGCAGTCCTCATCA AACTGTTAG